In a genomic window of Punica granatum isolate Tunisia-2019 chromosome 6, ASM765513v2, whole genome shotgun sequence:
- the LOC116210999 gene encoding F-box protein SKIP14: MALNFSHRPVFPAAGCGLEGSSEDRFCNHLLSDGDVKDCFDYGRDMCKSGGCSQESISNDILDLLPSDPFGMEISTTFTAITGWLEDLEMDYGGYGCDMVGENNEDYQLFAGLNFLWNNAMKFQTFPGPIGFDSKSSLAGGIGGYYGAARGSCDFGLGQRNELCGRPRTDDGRVKSACLGFESAQAGGFGSTGGVEVSFNDGEIGLGQQMKEVGNASCSTGIQSLGGYDICSAESHGSFVTERTQTSSCQKSSVGTCSNGNGMPHAALNFAFSYLGVRDLLSVEGVCRSLRAVVQSDTLLWRNIHIGQPLNEKITDDILLKLTNRAQGHLQCLSLIECTRITDDGLKHVLLSNPRISKLCVPGCTRLSISGIIETLKMSKSMGTLRVKHLRIGGLYGVTLEHFEELKQLLGMDSDGPPNVHKPHFYNRGNLYLSCDDDRTIDIEMCPRCQKMRLVYDCPAEVCQGKKHGAAQVCRACTLCIVRCVQCGRCINDGEYEETFCLEVLCSDCSLEQRLKCQQMQVEEGDSSNSPIMNEPQDGVSHSG; encoded by the exons ATGGCCTTGAATTTTTCTCATAGACCGGTCTTTCCCGCTGCTGGATGCGGTCTCGAGGGCAGTTCGGAGGACAGGTTCTGTAATCATTTGCTCTCTGATGGGGATGTCAAGGATTGTTTTGATTATGGGAGAGATATGTGCAAGAGTGGGGGCTGCTCCCAGGAGTCGATTTCGAATGACATTCTTGATCTTTTGCCATCCGATCCATTCGGAATGGAGATAAGCACTACTTTTACGGCCATCACCGGGTGGCTTGAAGACTTGGAGATGGATTATGGTGGTTATGGGTGCGACATGGTTGGGGAAAACAACGAAGATTATCAGTTATTTGCAGGCTTGAATTTTCTATGGAACAATGCAATGAAGTTCCAGACTTTTCCAGGGCCCATCGGGTTCGACAGCAAATCTAGTCTCGCTGGTGGGATTGGCGGGTATTATGGAGCTGCCAGGGGGTCCTGCGATTTCGGTTTGGGACAGAGGAATGAACTTTGTGGGCGCCCTCGCACCGATGATGGAAGGGTTAAATCTGCCTGTTTGGGGTTTGAGTCAGCTCAGGCTGGTGGATTTGGATCAACGGGTGGCGTCGAGGTCTCTTTCAATGACGGGGAAATCGGGTTGGGCCAACAGATGAAGGAAGTTGGAAATGCATCTTGTTCAACGGGGATCCAGTCATTGGGAGGGTACGATATCTGCTCAGCCGAGAGTCATGGAAGCTTTGTTACTGAGAGAACTCAAACTTCAAGTTGTCAAAAGAGTTCCGTTGGAACTTGTTCCAATGGAAATGGAATGCCTCATGCAGCTCTGAATTTTGCTTTTAGCTATCTGGGTGTGCGGGATCTTTTATCTGTGGAGGGGGTTTGTAGATCCCTACGTGCAGTAGTACAGAGTGACACCCTTTTGTGGAGGAATATCCATATAGGCCAGCCGCTGAATGAAAAGATCACCGATGACATTCTTTTGAAGCTGACAAATAGGGCTCAAGGTCACTTGCAATGTTTGAGCCTCATAGAATGCACTCGAATCACAGATGATGGCTTGAAGCATGTTCTTCTAAGTAATCCGAGGATATCTAAG TTGTGTGTTCCTGGATGTACAAGGTTGAGTATCAGTGGCATCATTGAGACGTTGAAAATGTCCAAGTCCATGGGCACTTTGAGGGTGAAGCACTTAAGGATTGGGGGCCTTTATGGTGTTACCCTGGAACATTTTGAAGAGCTGAAGCAATTGTTGGGCATGGACAGTGATGGGCCTCCAAATGTCCATAAGCCTCACTTTTACAACAGAGGCAACCTGTACTTGTCTTGCGATGATGACCGTACAATCGATATTGAGATGTGTCCAAGATGCCAAAAGATGAGGTTGGTGTACGATTGCCCCGCCGAGGTTTGTCAAGGGAAGAAGCATGGCGCCGCTCAAGTGTGCAGGGCATGCACGCTCTGTATAGTGAGGTGCGTCCAGTGTGGTCGGTGTATTAATGATGGCGAGTACGAGGAAACCTTCTGCTTGGAGGTGTTATGTTCAGACTGTTCATTGGAGCAACGACTGAAGTGCCAACAAATGCAAGTTGAGGAGGGCGACTCTTCAAACTCTCCCATTATGAATGAGCCTCAAGATGGTGTGTCCCATAGTGGCTAA